From Eptesicus fuscus isolate TK198812 chromosome 22, DD_ASM_mEF_20220401, whole genome shotgun sequence, a single genomic window includes:
- the SEC22B gene encoding vesicle-trafficking protein SEC22b isoform X1 — MLLLTMIARVADGLPLAASIQEDEQAFRDLQKYQSQAKQLFRKLNEQSPTRCTLEADTMSFHYIIEHGVCYLVLSEANFPKKLAFAFLEDLHSEFDEQYGKKVPTVSRPYCFIEFETYIQKTKKLYTDSRARRNLGSINTELQDVQRLMVANIEEVLQRGEALSALDSKANNLSSLSKKYRQDAKYLNMRSTYAKLAAVAVFFIMLIVYVRFWWL, encoded by the exons ATGTTGTTGCTCACGATGATCGCCCGAGTGGCGGACGGGCTCCCGCTGGCCGCCTCGATACAGGAGGACGAACAG GCTTTTCGGGACCTTCAAAAGTACCAGAGTCAGGCTAAGCAACTCTTTCGAAAATTGAACGAGCAGTCCCCTACCAGATGTACTTTGGAAGCTGACACCATGAGTTTTCA CTACATTATTGAACACGGAGTGTGTTACTTGGTTTTGAGTGAAGCTAACTTCCCTAAGAAGTTGGCTTTTGCCTTCCTAGAAGATTTACACTCAGAGTTTGATGAACAGTATGGAAAGAAGGTGCCCACTGTGTCTAGACCCTATTGCTTTATTGAGTTTG AGACCTACATTCAGAAAACCAAGAAGCTGTACACTGACAGCCGTGCTCGGAGAAACCTAGGCTCCATCAACACTGAATTGCAAGACGTGCAGAGGCTCATGGTGGCCAATATCGAAGAAGTGTTACAACGAGGAGAAGCACTCTCAG CATTGGATTCAAAGGCTAACAATTTGTCCAGTCTGTCTAAGAAATACCGCCAAGACGCGAAGTACTTGAACATGCGGTCCACTTACGCCAAACTTGCAGCTGTGGCTGTGTTTTTCATCATGTTGATAGTGTATGTGCGATTCTGGTGGCTGTGA
- the SEC22B gene encoding vesicle-trafficking protein SEC22b isoform X2 → MLLLTMIARVADGLPLAASIQEDEQAFRDLQKYQSQAKQLFRKLNEQSPTRCTLEADTMSFHYIIEHGVCYLVLSEANFPKKLAFAFLEDLHSEFDEQYGKKVPTVSRPYCFIEFETYIQKTKKLYTDSRARRNLGSINTELQDVQRLMVANIEEVLQRGEALSDRNCLYEEAFAALASVAQVIACRPMHQEVAG, encoded by the exons ATGTTGTTGCTCACGATGATCGCCCGAGTGGCGGACGGGCTCCCGCTGGCCGCCTCGATACAGGAGGACGAACAG GCTTTTCGGGACCTTCAAAAGTACCAGAGTCAGGCTAAGCAACTCTTTCGAAAATTGAACGAGCAGTCCCCTACCAGATGTACTTTGGAAGCTGACACCATGAGTTTTCA CTACATTATTGAACACGGAGTGTGTTACTTGGTTTTGAGTGAAGCTAACTTCCCTAAGAAGTTGGCTTTTGCCTTCCTAGAAGATTTACACTCAGAGTTTGATGAACAGTATGGAAAGAAGGTGCCCACTGTGTCTAGACCCTATTGCTTTATTGAGTTTG AGACCTACATTCAGAAAACCAAGAAGCTGTACACTGACAGCCGTGCTCGGAGAAACCTAGGCTCCATCAACACTGAATTGCAAGACGTGCAGAGGCTCATGGTGGCCAATATCGAAGAAGTGTTACAACGAGGAGAAGCACTCTCAG ATAGGAACTGCCTCTATGAAGAAGCctttgctgccctggccagtgtggctcaggtgattgcgtgtcggcccatgcaccaagaggttgctggttaa